In Notolabrus celidotus isolate fNotCel1 chromosome 8, fNotCel1.pri, whole genome shotgun sequence, a genomic segment contains:
- the LOC117817090 gene encoding histone H1-like: MAEQAPAPAAAPAKAAKKKASKPKKAGPSVSELIVTAVSASKERSGVSAAALKKVLAAGGYDVDKNKARVKTAIKSLVAKGTLVQVKGTGASGSFKMSKKVAEKKPAKKVAPKAKKPAAAKKPKAAAAKKPVAAKKSPKKVKKPAAAKKAAKSPKKPTKSPKKATKSPKKATKSPKKATKSPKKVVKKAPAAKKAPAKKVAKPKVKKAAAKKK; encoded by the coding sequence ATGGCAGAACAAGCTCCAGCCCCAGCCGCCGCCCCGGCCAAGGCGGCCAAGAAGAAGGCTTCCAAGCCGAAGAAGGCCGGCCCCAGCGTCAGCGAGCTCATCGTTACAGCTGTGTCCGCGTCCAAGGAGCGGAGCGGCGTGTCCGCGGCCGCCCTCAAGAAGGTCCTGGCTGCAGGAGGATACGATGTGGACAAGAACAAGGCCCGCGTCAAGACTGCTATTAAGAGTCTGGTGGCAAAGGGCACTCTGGTCCAGGTTAAGGGAACCGGGGCCTCCGGATCCTTCAAGATGAGCAAGAAGGTCGCAGAGAAGAAGCCGGCTAAGAAAGTCGCTCCTAAAGCCAAGAAACCTGCAGCGGCCAAGAAGCCCAAGGCAGCGGCAGCTAAGAAGCCAGTAGCAGCTAAGAAGTCCCCGAAGAAGGTCAAGAAACCCGCGGCGGCCAAGAAAGCAGCCAAGAGCCCCAAGAAGCCCACAAAGAGCCCTAAGAAGGCTACAAAGAGCCCCAAGAAGGCCACCAAGAGCCCTAAGAAGGCCACCAAGAGTCCCAAGAAGGTGGTCAAGAAGGCTCCTGCAGCCAAGAAAGCCCCCGCAAAGAAGGTTGCCAAGCCCAAAGTCAAGAAGgcagcagcaaagaagaagTGA
- the LOC117817119 gene encoding histone H2B 1/2-like isoform X2 — translation MPETVKAPKKGSKKAVSKATKTGKKRRRTRKESYAIYVYKVLKQVHPDTGISSKAMGIMNSFVSDIFERIAGEASRLAHYNKRSTITSREIQTAVRLLLPGELAKHAVSEGTKAVTKYTSSK, via the coding sequence ATGCCTGAGACAGTGAAAGCACCCAAGAAGGGCTCTAAGAAAGCCGTGTCCAAGGCCACCAAGACCggcaagaagaggaggaggaccaggAAAGAGAGCTATGCCATCTATGTGTACAAGGTCCTGAAGCAGGTCCACCCCGACACCGGGATCTCCTCCAAGGCTATGGGCATCATGAACTCCTTCGTGAGTGATATCTTTGAGCGCATCGCCGGTGAGGCCTCCCGTCTGGCTCACTACAACAAGCGCTCCACCATCACCTCCAGGGAGATCCAGACCGCCGTCCGCCTGCTGCTGCCCGGTGAGCTGGCCAAGCACGCTGTGTCTGAGGGCACCAAGGCTGTGACCAA
- the LOC117817119 gene encoding histone H2B 1/2-like isoform X1 translates to MPETVKAPKKGSKKAVSKATKTGKKRRRTRKESYAIYVYKVLKQVHPDTGISSKAMGIMNSFVSDIFERIAGEASRLAHYNKRSTITSREIQTAVRLLLPGELAKHAVSEGTKAVTKYTSSK, encoded by the coding sequence ATGCCTGAGACAGTGAAAGCACCCAAGAAGGGCTCTAAGAAAGCCGTGTCCAAGGCCACCAAGACCggcaagaagaggaggaggaccaggAAAGAGAGCTATGCCATCTATGTGTACAAGGTCCTGAAGCAGGTCCACCCCGACACCGGGATCTCCTCCAAGGCTATGGGCATCATGAACTCCTTCGTGAGTGATATCTTTGAGCGCATCGCCGGTGAGGCCTCCCGTCTGGCTCACTACAACAAGCGCTCCACCATCACCTCCAGGGAGATCCAGACCGCCGTCCGCCTGCTGCTGCCCGGTGAGCTGGCCAAGCACGCTGTGTCTGAGGGCACCAAG
- the LOC117817114 gene encoding histone H2A — translation MSGRGKTGGKARAKAKTRSSRAGLQFPVGRVHRLLRKGNYAQRVGAGAPVYLAAVLEYLTAEILELAGNAARDNKKTRIIPRHLQLAVRNDEELNKLLGGVTIAQGGVLPNIQAVLLPKKTEKAAKK, via the coding sequence ATGAGTGGAAGAGGCAAAACCGGCGGAAAGGCCAGAGCAAAGGCAAAGACCCGCTCATCCCGTGCCGGGCTCCAGTTCCCGGTCGGTCGTGTCCACAGACTGTTGCGTAAAGGGAACTATGCCCAGCGTGTTGGTGCCGGTGCCCCCGTGTACCTGGCAGCTGTGCTGGAGTACCTGACCGCTGAGATCCTGGAGTTGGCTGGAAACGCTGCCCGTGACAACAAGAAGACTCGTATCATCCCCCGTCACCTGCAGCTGGCTGTCCGCAACGACGAGGAGCTCAACAAGCTGCTGGGCGGAGTGACCATCGCTCAGGGCGGCGTGCTGCCCAACATCCAGGCTGTCCTGCTGCCCAAGAAGACCGAGAAGGCCGCCAAGAAGTAA
- the LOC117817102 gene encoding histone H3, with amino-acid sequence MARTKQTARKSTGGKAPRKQLATKAARKSAPATGGVKKPHRYRPGTVALREIRRYQKSTELLIRKLPFQRLVREIAQDFKTDLRFQSSAVMALQEASEAYLVGLFEDTNLCAIHAKRVTIMPKDIQLARRIRGERA; translated from the coding sequence ATGGCAAGAACTAAGCAGACTGCCCGTAAGTCCACCGGAGGCAAAGCCCCCAGGAAGCAGCTGGCCACCAAGGCAGCACGTAAGAGCGCACCGGCTACCGGAGGCGTGAAGAAGCCTCATCGTTACAGGCCCGGTACCGTGGCCCTGAGAGAGATCCGTCGTTACCAGAAGTCCACCGAGCTGCTGATCCGCAAGCTGCCCTTCCAGCGCCTGGTCCGTGAGATCGCTCAGGACTTCAAGACCGACCTGCGCTTCCAGAGCTCCGCCGTCATGGCTCTGCAGGAGGCCAGCGAGGCTTACCTCGTGGGACTGTTCGAGGACACCAACCTGTGCGCCATCCATGCCAAGAGGGTCACCATCATGCCCAAAGACATCCAGCTGGCCAGACGCATCCGTGGCGAGAGAGCATAA